A portion of the Manihot esculenta cultivar AM560-2 chromosome 2, M.esculenta_v8, whole genome shotgun sequence genome contains these proteins:
- the LOC122723082 gene encoding endoglucanase-like, which produces MVRIKMKATGGPFMWKKLGLPKPIPSDSDDETWDTTPPATTSTDTPPATETATGRTDSPAVQTYHGQKRPRTQSPPPPPRSEPEPETTIATHPAGHEEGDATTDVPSNLPTDAPTSTPSDFTSNVPSAMPSDVPTDAPTDLPNL; this is translated from the exons ATGGTAAGAATTAAGATGAAGGCCACCGGCGGGccgttcatgtggaagaaactagGGCTGCCGAAACCCATCCCCTCTGATAGTGACGATGAAACGTGGGACACCACTCCACCGGCCACCACCAGCACCGACACGCCACCGGCTACTGAAACAGCAACAGGACGCACCGACTCACCGGCCGTCCAGACATATCACGgccagaaacggccaagaactcAGTCGCCACCTCCACCGCCTAGATCAGAGCCAGAACCAGAAACCACCATTGCCACACATCCCGCAGGTCATGAGGAAGGCGATGCAACCACTGATGTGCCCAGCAATTTGCCCACTGATGCGCCCACTAGTACGCCCAGTGATTTCACTAGCAATGTGCCAAGCGCTATGCCCAGCGATGTGCCCACTGATGCGCCCACGGACTTGCCAA ACCTTTAA